A single region of the Brassica rapa cultivar Chiifu-401-42 chromosome A03, CAAS_Brap_v3.01, whole genome shotgun sequence genome encodes:
- the LOC117132961 gene encoding MATH and LRR domain-containing protein PFE0570w-like: MCGVFCKKNFTEKKSQLCLICTLYDNSEFDMFFFYKWCILINFICLQCSEEEMLKLNIHFGGTMKKEADDYIYRNESGFKNVVWKMSEISWKKFQYFNKAEGIVTELRLIWYKETSEEMKNINYVFEDVNGDISELCSSARIASAIDVFLENEDESGYVAEGEEGDETDIDERSEDDGDESDDDKPPKEDDDPEESEDEADTTKNKGDDLKEMQTRDGDLNEKQDHGADLKETQARADDLKEMQAHGDDLQNKGVRNLVNDGDEVILDAGNGGDDNRFQSLFEEGTRRSPKLNEVTRTLAAEQAKEERDEEESDPEFGLEDVQYPDTPLSSDEEWEQWKNPKREKGKEKFHGDFDKEPYIWLFQKFNSGLEFKDQLLRYSLNTQYDVKMAKSEATRIAAICCKSDCHWRIYCSVERPLNKWMVKVCHNKHNHGKSSRVSMLKQGVIAGLFREEIRRNVNLQAAEIKDMIKERYNIVVNISKCYKAR; the protein is encoded by the coding sequence ATGTGTGGTGTCTTCTGCAAAAAAAATTTCACTgaaaaaaaatctcaattaTGTTTGATTTGTACCTTGTATGATAATTCTGAGTTTGAtatgttctttttttataaatggtGTATACTGATAAACTTTATTTGTTTACAATGCAGTGAAGAAGAGATGTTGAAACTAAATATCCACTTTGGTGGAACAATGAAGAAAGAAGCTGATGATTATATTTATCGTAATGAGTCAGGCTTTAAAAATGTTGTATGGAAAATGTCTGAGATCAGCTGGAAGAAGTTTCAATATTTCAATAAAGCTGAAGGCATTGTAACAGAGTTAAGATTGATTTGGTACAAAGAAACAAGTGAGGAGATGAAGAATATCAATTATGTGTTTGAGGATGTTAATGGTGATATCTCAGAGTTGTGTTCTTCTGCGAGAATAGCAAGTGCAATTGatgtttttctagaaaatgaAGATGAGAGTGGATATGtagctgaaggagaagaaggTGATGAAACTGATATAGACGAGAGATCAGAGGACGATGGTGATGAATCTGATGATGATAAGCCACCAAAAGAAGATGATGACCCTGAGGAATCTGAGGACGAAGCTGATACAACTAAGAATAAAGGTGATGATTTAAAAGAAATGCAGACTCGTGATGGTGATTTGAATGAGAAGCAAGATCATGGTGCTGATTTAAAAGAAACACAGGCCCGTGCTGATGATTTAAAAGAAATGCAGGCTCATGGTGATGATTTGCAGAATAAGGGCGTTCGTAATTTGGTGAACGATGGAGATGAGGTTATTTTAGACGCAGGAAATGGTGGTGATGATAACAGATTTCAGTCCCTGTTTGAGGAGGGTACTAGAAGAAGTCCCAAGTTGAATGAAGTAACTCGTACTTTAGCTGCAGAACAGGCAAAAGAAGAAAGGGACGAAGAAGAATCTGATCCTGAATTTGGCTTAGAAGACGTCCAATATCCAGATACACCGTTAAGTTCAGACGAAGAGTGGGAGCAATGGAAAAATCCTAAaagagaaaaaggaaaagaaaaatttcATGGAGATTTTGACAAAGAACCTTACATATGGTTGTTTCAGAAATTCAATAGTGGATTAGAGTTCAAGGATCAGCTACTACGCTACTCATTGAATACTCAATATGATGTTAAAATGGCAAAATCAGAAGCAACAAGGATAGCTGCTATATGTTGCAAGAGTGACTGTCATTGGAGAATATATTGTTCGGTTGAGCGGCCATTGAACAAGTGGATGGTGAAAGTTTGTCACAACAAGCATAACCATGGAAAATCAAGTCGAGTATCAATGCTGAAGCAAGGTGTGATTGCGGGTCTGTTTAGAGAAGAAATCAGAAGAAATGTTAATTTGCAGGCTGCAGAGATAAAAGACATGATAAAAGAACGTTATAACATCGTTGTCAATATTTCAAAGTGTTACAAAGCCAGATGA
- the LOC117125701 gene encoding HVA22-like protein k produces the protein MTPVQLSQLADFQAKCLLEKTQVRRFHVAKRQGELVLCWHGKVGLRVLLSPLGSNIVLCTACCSVGIGLPVYSTFKAIENRDQNEQHKWLVYWAAYGSFSLVEVFTDKLISCYV, from the exons ATGACACCGGTCCAGCTAAGCCAGCTCGCTGACTTTCAAGCTAAGTGTTTATTGGAGAAGACGCAAGTCAGAAGGTTCCACGTGGCGAAGAGACAGGGAGAGTTGGTGCTCTGCTGGCACGGAAAG GTAGGGTTACGAGTACTGCTTTCTCCACTTGGTTCCAACATCGTACTTTGTACAGCATG CTGTTCCGTTGGCATCGGGTTGCCAGTGTACTCCACTTTCAAGGCAATTGAGAATAGAGATCAGAATGAACAACATAAATGGCTTGTTTACTGGGCAGCTTATGGTTCTTTCAGCCTTGTTGAAGTGTTCACGGACAAACTCATCTCTTGTTACGTTTGA
- the LOC103862490 gene encoding zinc finger MYM-type protein 1-like yields the protein MEKYFKKQCLSSSKVNSENLPSSSSLPKTNTENLASTPPISASKTNLENLPSDPAERKSIKEYHPNERDEVRRKYLTKGPCQPRGHDFPKTLKGHKLRRFNPAWFDLYGDWLEYSIKTDKAFCLVCYLFRDYTENKCGSDEFVIKGFDTWKNPKRLGEHVGLVNSFHNNALKMADNLMNPNQSIVQAFYKQNDAAKNEYKIRLNASIDACRYLLRQGLPFRGHDESTESANKGNFVELVKYTADQNEIVSKVVLENAPKNNQMVSHKIQKDLAHCFAEEVTQSIIQELDHGVFCLLVDESADVSTKEQVAVVFRFVDKKGIVKERFAGIIHVQETSSASLKCAIDSFFAKHGLSMKKLRGQGYDGASNMKGEFNGLRSLILRENSSAYYVHCFAHQLQLVVVGVAKKHFEVSDFFDKIHVLLNVVGASCKRKDKIREDQRKIIEEGVREGKIKTGKGLNQECSIQRPGNTRWGSHYKTLLRLADLFTSIIKVLEYVESDGSDGIKRCQANGLLKYFHTFDFVFYLQLMLLLLGLTHNLSKALQRKDQDILNAMSLVKSTKQQLCKLRENGWDSIIGKVNSFCKNNNTELFIMEEEFVNPKRPRQRSNITNLHHYQVECFYTVLDMQIQEFNDRFDEINTELLGCTASLSPTDSFHQFDQSKLVRLSEFYPEDFSSMERISLGHQLGIYIDNISEDQRFANLEGLGDLARVMVETKKHLSHPLVYRLLKLVLTLPVATATVKRSFSAMKIVKTTLRNRMDDEFLNDCMVCYTEKEHFDEVTNDMVIKRFQDMKDRRMTL from the coding sequence ATGgagaaatatttcaaaaaacaGTGTTTATCATCATCAAAAGTTAATTCAGAGAATTTGCCTTCTAGTTCTTCACTACCAAAAACCAACACGGAGAATTTGGCTTCTACTCCACCAATATCAGCATCAAAAACTAATTTGGAGAATTTGCCTTCAGATCCTGCAGAGAGAAAAAGTATAAAGGAATATCATCCAAACGAAAGAGATGAGGTAAGACGAAAATATCTTACTAAAGGTCCTTGTCAACCTCGCGGTCATGATTTTCCTAAAACACTGAAAGGACATAAGCTTAGAAGATTTAATCCTGCTTGGTTTGATCTCTACGGTGATTGGTTGGAATATAGTATAAAAACAGACAAAGCATTTTGTTTGGTTTGCTACTTATTTAGAGACTATACTGAAAATAAATGTGGAAGTGATGAATTTGTGATAAAAGGCTTTGATACTTGGAAAAATCCAAAGAGATTAGGAGAGCATGTTGGATTGGTGAATAGTTTTCACAACAATGCTCTAAAGATGGCTGACAATCTAATGAATCCAAATCAATCGATCGTTCAGGCTTTTTATAAGCAGAATGACGCAGCCAAGAATGAATACAAGATCAGATTGAATGCTTCAATTGATGCTTGTAGATATTTATTACGGCAAGGATTACCTTTTCGAGGTCATGACGAATCAACAGAGTCAGCTAATAAAGGAAACTTTGTAGAGCTTGTGAAGTATACTGCAGATCAAAATGAAATTGTTAGTAAGGTTGTATTGGAGAATGCTCCAAAAAATAACCAGATGGTGTCTCATAAAATCCAGAAAGATCTAGCTCATTGCTTTGCAGAAGAAGTTACTCAGTCTATTATTCAAGAGCTTGATCATGGTGTATTTTGCTTGCTGGTGGATGAGTCTGCAGATGTTTCTACTAAAGAGCAAGTGGCAGTGGTTTTTCGTTTTGTTGATAAAAAGGGGATAGTCAAAGAAAGATTTGCTGGTATTATTCATGTTCAAGAAACTTCTTCTGCATCTCTAAAATGTGCCATCGATTCATTTTTTGCAAAACATGGATTAAGTATGAAAAAGCTAAGAGGACAGGGTTATGATGGAGCTAGCAATATGAAAGGTGAATTCAATGGGTTGAGATCTTTAATTCTAAGAGAAAATAGTTCTGCATATTATGTTCACTGCTTTGCTCATCAGCTTCAGTTGGTTGTCGTGGGAGTTGCTAAAAAACATTTTGAAGTTAGTGATTTCTTTGATAAGATTCATGTTTTGTTAAATGTGGTTGGAGCTTCTTGTAAGAGAAAAGATAAGATTCGAGAAGATCAACGTAAGATAATCGAGGAAGGAGTTAGGGAGGGTAAAATTAAAACAGGAAAAGGACTAAATCAGGAGTGTTCTATTCAAAGGCCTGGTAATACTCGTTGGGGTTCTCACTACAAAACTTTATTGAGATTGGCTGATTTATTCACTTCCATCATTAAAGTGCTTGAGTATGTCGAAAGTGATGGGTCAGATGGTATCAAGAGATGTCAAGCTAATGGTCTTCTCAAATACTTTCACACGTTCGATTTTGTGTTCTACTTACAGTTGATGTTGCTTCTTCTTGGTCTCACTCATAATCTATCAAAGGCTTTACAAAGAAAAGATCAGGACATCTTGAATGCAATGTCTCTAGTGAAATCTACCAAGCAACAATTGTGCAAGCTCAGAGAAAATGGATGGGATTCAATCATTGGAAAGGTGAACTCTTTTTGCAAGAATAATAACACAGAGTTATTTATTATGGAAGAAGAATTTGTTAATCCAAAGAGGCCAAGACAAAGAAGCAACATAACAAACTTGCATCATTATCAAGTTGAATGTTTCTACACTGTATTGGATATGCAGATTCAAGAGTTCAATGATCGTTTTGACGAGATAAACACTGAATTGCTTGGTTGTACTGCATCTTTGAGCCCCACTGATTCATTCCACCAGTTTGATCAATCAAAACTTGTACGGTTGTCAGAGTTTTATCCTGAAGATTTTAGTTCTATGGAACGAATATCTCTTGGGCATCAACTTGGTATTTACATCGACAATATCTCTGAAGATCAAAGGTTTGCTAATTTGGAGGGTCTTGGAGATCTTGCACGTGTGATGGTGGAGACCAAAAAACATCTTTCACATCCTCTTGTTTATCGACTTTTGAAGCTAGTTTTGACTCTACCTGTTGCCACCGCTACAGTCAAGAGATCTTTCTCTGCGATGAAAATTGTGAAAACTACCTTGCGCAACCGAATGGATGATGAATTTCTGAACGATTGCATGGTTTGCTATACTGAAAAAGAGCACTTTGACGAAGTGACTAACGATATGGTGATAAAAAGATTCCAAGATATGAAAGATCGAAGAATGACATTATAA